AGCGCTCGACCAGCCGCTCGACGTCGACGTCGCCGACCGGCGTCCAGGGGCTGACGCCGGTGAGGAAGGCCAGCTCGTTGGCCCAGAGATTGCCCAACCCGGCCATCGCGCGCTGGTCGAGCAGGGCGCTGACCAGCGGTCGCTGCGGGTCGGCGGTGAGGCGGCGTACGGCCTCGGCGGGGTCCCAGTCCTCACGCAACGGGTCGGGGCCGAGGTGGCCGACGAGGTCGTGCTCACGGTCGGTCGGGACCAGGTCGAGGTCGTGGAGCCGGATGCCGTGCACCGTGCGGTCGTCGTCGAGGGCCAGCACCAGTCGCACGTGGGGCTGGAGCTTCGCGGGAAGTCGTCTGCCCGGCGCGAGAGTCGACCAGGAGCCGTCCATCCTCAGGTGGCTGTGGAGTGTCGCGGCCGGTGACCCGGCGGTGGGGGAGAACCGGGTCAGCAGGTGCTTGCCGTGGGTCTCGTGGCCCAGCACCTCGCGACCGGACACGTCCCGCGTCGCCAGCCTCGGGGTGCGGAAGTCCGAGCGCACGACCGTGTGCCCGCGCAGCTGACGGTCCAGCCGGCGCGCGAGCTTCCAGACGCTGTCTCCCTCGGGCACCCGACCAGTGTCACAGGCGGGTGCGACAGCGGGTCAGCCGAAGGGGCCGTGGATCCCGCTCGCTCCGTCGGTCGTCTGCTTGAGGTAGGCCTGGGCCAGGTTCTGCTGGCCGTGCACGCCGTGGGACGAGCCTCGCGCGAGCTGGACGCCCGCGTCGATCGCCCCGCCGGTGCCGCTGGAGAGGTGCCACGGCACCCAGCGGTCCCCGACCCGCACCAGCCGCACGAGCGGCTCCTCGCCGGCCGAGAGGCGACGGGCGTCGGCGGCGCAGACGGCGATCGTGCGCGCAGCACCGCTGGGCGGGGCCCACTCCACGTCCTGCATGGACGGGCCGTGGCGCGGGTCGAAGAAGCAGGGCTCGCGTCGCTCGGGAAGCGGCTCGCCGTCGCGCACGGCGAGCACGGCGGCGCGGTGGTAGCGCGCGTCCGCGACGACCTGCTCGACCGCGAGGACGTCCTCGGCGCTCGTGCTGGCGGCCAGGAGCTGGGCGGCCTGGTCGTAGTGCTCGAGGGCGCGGCGGTAGTGGTCGCGGGCGACCGGGTCGAGGTCGTCGGCGAGGGTGTCGACGTGGAGCTCGGCGAGCTGCTCGCCCAGCACGGTGACGTCCTCGTCCACCAGTCGGCGCGCCGTGCGCCACCGGTCCTTGGCCACCAGCTCTTCCTCGCGCCTGCGGCGTCGTCCCCCGAACATGGCGGGAGTCTGCCACGGGTGGGACCGCCTCAGCCGTCCCCGCCGCCCCCACCGCCGCCGTCCCCTCCCGCACCTCCGCCGTCGACACCGCCGCCACCGCCGATGCCGCCCTCGCCCCACCCGGAGTAGTCGTGGCCGCCGATCATCCCGCCGTCGGACCACGCCCCGGGATCGGCCCACGCCGCCGCGATCGGCAACTGGGGGCCGCCCGCACGGCCGGGGAGGTCCGCGCCGGCGTACGCCATGGTGAGGCGCTCGGCCTCGATCCGGCCCTCGGCCACGAGCTCGGCGTACCACCCGCCGGCCCAGGCGGCGTAGCGCGGCCCGGAGGCGAACCACGCGACCCGTCGGTCCCCGAGACGGACCAGCCTGACCTCGGGCTGCCCCCCTGCGGCGAGGCGCTCGGCGTCGCGGAAGCAGACGGGGACCGAGCGGGCGACCCCACCCGTCGGCGCCCACTCGACGTCGCGCGACGCCGGGCCGTGGGCAGGGTCGAAGAAGCACGGAGGCCTCCGTGCGGGGCGTACGTCCCCGGCCTGCGCGGCCAGCACGCACGCGTGGTGGAAGCGGCCGTCGGCGAGGGTGCTGGTCACGGCGGTGACCTCCGGGGCCGACGACGCCCGCGCCAGGGCGGACTTCGCACGCTCGTAGTCGTCGAGGGCGCGCTGGTAGTCGTTGCGCATCTGCTCGTCGAGATGGGTGCCGAGGGTGTCGAGGTGCAAGCCGACGAGCTCCTCCCCGAAGCGAGTCACGTCCTCGTCCGCGGCGCGCCGCACCAGCCGGAACGAGTCCAGCTCCGCAAGCTCCTGCTCGTGCCGCTCCCGTCGGCGACGGCCCATCATCCCTCCACTGTGCCACCGATCGGGTCTGCACGGACCCCTGCGAGGGTTCGTCCTCCGCCTGTATTCTCGGAGGTTCTGCTCACTGATGTCTCGGGGGAGAACCCACGCCATGCCTGACCCGATCCGCCCACGACCTGCCCGTCGGCTGCTCGCTGCCGCCGCGGGCGTGCTGCTGGTCCCGCTGCTCGCCACGGGGGCCTCGGCCGAGCGCGGCGACGAGCGTCGCCTGGCCGAGACCTGGCCGACCCCCGGCAGCACCGCGATCACCGTCACCGGCCACGGCTTCGGCCACGGCCACGGGCTCTCGCAGTACGGCGCACTCGGTGCCGCGGGCCAGGGCCTGACCTGGCAGCAGATCGTCGGCTTCTACTACCCCGGCACCACCTGGGGCCGGATCGGCGGAAAGCTGCGCATCTGGATCACCGCCGACACCGGACGTGACGTCCAGGTCGTCTCCGAGCGCGCGATCAAGGTGACCAGCCTCGCCCGCCAGCGGACCTGGCGCCTCCCGGCCGTGGACGCGAGGAAGTGGCGCCTGGTCGCGCAGGGCAGCGACACCGCGGTGCAGTGGACCAGGGGTGGGCGCTGGAAGACCTGGCGGACCGTCCCCGGCGAGGCCGAGCTCTCCGCGGCCGACGGCGTGCTCACGCTCGTCGTGCCGGGCGCCCGCCGCGACTACCGCGGCACCCTCCAGTCGGTGGCCCCGCGCGGAGGCAAGCGGATCACGGTCAACAAGCTCGGCATGGAGGCCTACCTGCGCGGCGTGGTCCCGCAGGAGGTGCCCGCACTCTGGGAGCCGGACGCGGTCAGCGCACAGTCGGTCGCCGCCCGCACCTACGCCGCCTTCGAGCGTCGGGCCAACAAGGGCGAGCGCTACGACCTCTGCGACACCACACAGTGCCAGGTCTACGGCGGCGTCGACGTCGAGCACCCGGCCGCGACCGCAGCCATCAAGGCCACCCGGGGCCAGGGAGTCCTCTACGACGGCCAGCCTGCCTTCACCCAGTTCTCTGCCAGCAACGGCGGCTTCTCCTCGGCCGGGTCCATGCCCTACCTCGTCGCGCAGCCCGACCCCTACGACGGTCTCGCCAACCCGACGTACTCCACCTGGACCGAGACCCTCGACGACACCATGGTGGAGAAGCAGTGGCCCGCCATCGGCGACCTCACCAGCATCGAGGTGACCGCCCGCGACGGCAACGGCGACTGGGGCGGCCGGATCACCGACATGGCCTTCGTCGGCACCACGGGCACCGCGCGCGTCGACGGCGACACCGTCCGTTCCGCCTTCGGCCTCAGCTCCGACTGGTTCACCTTCGCGGTCGAGCCGCGGCAGAAGGGTCGGGCCCGGCAGTGAGGATCACCGGACGGCTCGCGGCCACGCTCGGCGCCCTCGTCCTCGCGACCACGGCCTGCGAGGCCGGTGGCGCGAGCGAGAGCGACCTGCCCGGCCTCGTCGAGCCCGAGGTGACGTCCGGAATCGACTACGTCGCGCTCGGCGACTCGTTCTCGGCCGGCCCCTTCATCGGCACCATGCGCAACGACCCCGAGGGCTGCGCGCGCTCGCGCGACAACTACCCCGCCTTCCTCGCCGACTGGCTCGACGTCGAGAGCTACACCGACGTCACCTGCTCGGCGGCGACGACGACCGACCTCTACGGCACGATGACGATGTTCAACGGCGCCACGACCGGCCCGCAGCTCGACGCCGTGACCGCCGAGACCGACCTCGTGACGATCGGGATGGGCGGCAACGACTTCCGCATCTACGACTCGCTCATCGGCTGCCAGAACGGCCAGCCGTGTGCCGTCGACGACCTCACCGCCGACGCCCGCAAGGTCGCTGGTCGGATCGAGAAGGCCGTACGCAGCATCACCGACGCCGCCCCCGGTGCGAGCGTCTACGTCGTCGGCTACCCCGACATCCTGCCGACCGAGGGCACCTGCCGCGCGGTCGGCGTCGCGGCCGACGTGCTCGGGCCGGTCGCCGAGGTCGCCGAGGTCCTCAACGCCTCCCTGCGCCGCGGCGCGGAGGCGGCGGGGGCGTCGTACGTCGACATGGAGTCCGTCTCGGAGGGGCACGACGTCTGCGCCAAGGGTCGCGCGTGGGTCAACGGTCCGCAGCTCCGTCCCGGTGTCGCCGCACCGTTCCACCCCAAGGTGAACGGCATGCGCGCCGTGGCGGTCGAGGTCTTCGGCGAGATCACCGGCGAGGAGCCGGAGGTCACCGAGTACGCCGAGCCCGACCCCGACGTGGTCGTCCTCAACGAGGGCTGATCGCCAGCACCAGGTCGCCGCCCTCGACGGCCTGCGTGGTCCGCACGGCGAGCCGCGACACGGTCCCGGCGACGGGAGCGGTGATCGACGCCTCCATCTTCATCGCCTCGATCGTGGCCACGGTCTGTCCGGCCTCCACCTCGTCGCCCTCGGCGACCGTCACCGTCACGGCGCCGTCGTAGGGCGCGGCCACGTGTCCCGGCGTCCTCGGGTCGGCCTTCTCGGTCGAGACCTCCTCGGCCGCGACGCTGCGGTCGCGCACCGACACCGGACGCAGCTGGCCGTCGATGGTGGCCATCACGTTGCGGTAGCCGCGCTCGTCGGGCTCGCTGATCGCCTCGAGGCCGAAGAGCATCTCGCGTCCCTCGCGCACCAGCACCCGGTGCTCCTCGCCGCGGCGCAGGCCGTAGAGGTAGTCGACGGTGGAGATCGCCGACAGGTCGCCGTAGGTCTCCCGTGAGTCGTGGAAGGCGGCGTTGGGTCCGGGGAAGAGCAGCTCGTTGAGCGTCTCGCGTCGGTCGGAGGCCAGGTCGGCCTGCTGCTCGGTGGTCAGGGTCTCCGTGGGCTGCTTCCAGGTGCGCCCGGCCAGCGCCTTGGTGCGGAAGGGCTCCGGCCAGCCGCCGGGCGGGTCGCCCAGCTCGCCGCTGAGGAAGCCGATCACCGAGTCCGGCACGTCGTACGACGCCGGGTCGGCCTCGAACTCAGCCGGGTCCGCGCCCGCGGCGACGAGCGCCAGGGCGAGGTCGCCGACCACCTTCGAGGACGGGGTCACCTTCACGACGTTGCCGAGGATGTCGTTGGCCGCGGCATACATGTCCTCGACCTGCTCGAACTTCTCGCCCAGGCCCAGCGCGATCGCCTGCTGGCGCAGGTTGGAGAGCTGGCCGCCGGGGATCTCGTGGCGGTAGACGCGGCCCGTGGGGGCGGGCAGGCCCGACTCGAAGGGTGCGTAGACGCGACGGGTGGCCTCCCAGTAGGGCTCCATCGCGTTGACCGCGGCCAGCGACAGCCCGGTCTCGCGCTCGGAGTGGTCGGTCGCGGAGACCAGTGCGGAGAGCGCCGGCTGCGACGTGGTGCCGGCCATCGCGGCGCAGGCGGCGTCGACCGCGTCGACCCCGGCGTCGATCGCGGCGAGCAGGGTGGCGAGCTGGCCGCCCGGGGTGTCGTGGGTGTGGAGGTGCACGGGGAGGTCGAAGCGCTCGCGCAGGGCGGTGACGAGCGTGCGTGCGGCCGGGGCACGGAGCAGGCCGGCCATGTCCTTGATCGCCAGCACGTGGGCGCCGGCGTCGACGATCTGCTCGGCGAGGCGCAGGTAGTAGTCGAGGGTGTAGAGCTTCTCGCCGGGCGAGGACAGGTCGCCGGTGTAGCACAGCGCGACCTCGGCCACGGACGTCCCGGTGCCGCGCACGGCGTCGATGGCCGGGCGCATCTGGGAGACGTCGTTGAGGGCGTCGAAGATCCGGAACACGTCGATCCCGGTCTCGGCGGCCTCCTGGACGAAGGCCTCGGTGACCTCGGTCGGGTACGGCGTGTAGCCGACGGTGTTGCGCCCGCGCAGCAGCATCTGGAGGCCGATGTTGGGCACCGCCTCGCGCAGCGCGGCCAGCCGCTCCCACGGGTCCTCGGAGAGGAAGCGCAGCGCGACGTCGTACGTCGCCCCGCCCCAGCACTCCAGCGACCACAGCTGCGGGGTGGTGCGGGAGACGTGGTCGGCGACCGCGAGCAGGTCGCGGGTGCGGACGCGTGTCGCGAGCAGCGACTGATGGGCGTCGCGGAAGGTGGTGTCGGTGACAGCCACGCGGTCCTGCGCGCGCAGGCGGCGGGCGAACTCCTCGGGCCCGATCTCGCGCAGCAGCTGCCGGGTGCCGTCGGGCGCCGGCTGCGAGCGGTCGAGCTCGGGGAGCTTGGTGACCGGCGCGATGGTCACCGGGGCGGCGCCGTGCGGCTGGTTGACCGTCACGTCGGCGAGGTAGGCCAGCAGCTTCGTCGCGCGGTCGCGGCCGAGCTGGGCCTTGAGGAGGGAGGGGTGGTCCTCGATGAAGGAGGTGGTGACGCCACCGGCGGCGAAGTCGGGGTCGGCCAGCACGGCCTGGAGGAACCCGACGTTGGTGGAGACGCCACGGATCCGGAACTCGAGCAGCGCGCGACGTGCCTTCTGCACCGCTGCCTCGAAGGTGCGCCCGCGGCAGGTGAGCTTGGCGAGCATCGAGTCGAAGTGCGGGCTGATCTCGGCGCCGGTGTAGGTGGTGCCGCCGTCGAGGCGTACGCCGGGGCCGCCGGGGGAGCGGTAGGTGGTGATCTTCCCGGTGTCGGGCCGGAAGCCGTTGGCGGGGTCCTCGGTGGTGATGCGGCACTGGAGCGCGAAGCCGCGCGGCTGCACGGAGTCCTGGGTCAGGTCGAGGTCGGCCAGCGTCGCCCCCGCCGCGATGAGCATCTGCGACTGCACCAGGTCGACGGCGGTGACCTCCTCGGTGACGGTGTGCTCGACCTGGATGCGGGGGTTCATCTCGATGAAGACGTACTTCCCGCTGGGGTCGAGCAGGAACTCGACCGTGCCGGCGTTCTTGTAGCCGATCTCGCGGGCGAAGCGCACCGCGTCGGCGCACATGTTCTTCCGGACCTCGGGGTCGAGGTTGGGCGCGGGTGCGATCTCCACGACCTTCTGGTGGCGGCGCTGGACCGAGCAGTCGCGCTCGTAGAGGTGGATCACTCCATCGTCCGAGTCCTCGGAGCCGGTCCCGCTGGTTCCATCCGCGAGGATCTGCACCTC
This sequence is a window from Nocardioides sp. S5. Protein-coding genes within it:
- a CDS encoding DNA-formamidopyrimidine glycosylase family protein, producing MPEGDSVWKLARRLDRQLRGHTVVRSDFRTPRLATRDVSGREVLGHETHGKHLLTRFSPTAGSPAATLHSHLRMDGSWSTLAPGRRLPAKLQPHVRLVLALDDDRTVHGIRLHDLDLVPTDREHDLVGHLGPDPLREDWDPAEAVRRLTADPQRPLVSALLDQRAMAGLGNLWANELAFLTGVSPWTPVGDVDVERLVERSATMLRHSATVEGAYQVTTGSSARGDDHWVTGRQRRGCRRCGGQISVTAELPGDAANRRTWWCPACQPGPGAEARTGPGLRPGATVGRPRRSSRSSRGRR
- a CDS encoding SpoIID/LytB domain-containing protein, translating into MPDPIRPRPARRLLAAAAGVLLVPLLATGASAERGDERRLAETWPTPGSTAITVTGHGFGHGHGLSQYGALGAAGQGLTWQQIVGFYYPGTTWGRIGGKLRIWITADTGRDVQVVSERAIKVTSLARQRTWRLPAVDARKWRLVAQGSDTAVQWTRGGRWKTWRTVPGEAELSAADGVLTLVVPGARRDYRGTLQSVAPRGGKRITVNKLGMEAYLRGVVPQEVPALWEPDAVSAQSVAARTYAAFERRANKGERYDLCDTTQCQVYGGVDVEHPAATAAIKATRGQGVLYDGQPAFTQFSASNGGFSSAGSMPYLVAQPDPYDGLANPTYSTWTETLDDTMVEKQWPAIGDLTSIEVTARDGNGDWGGRITDMAFVGTTGTARVDGDTVRSAFGLSSDWFTFAVEPRQKGRARQ
- a CDS encoding SGNH/GDSL hydrolase family protein, encoding MRITGRLAATLGALVLATTACEAGGASESDLPGLVEPEVTSGIDYVALGDSFSAGPFIGTMRNDPEGCARSRDNYPAFLADWLDVESYTDVTCSAATTTDLYGTMTMFNGATTGPQLDAVTAETDLVTIGMGGNDFRIYDSLIGCQNGQPCAVDDLTADARKVAGRIEKAVRSITDAAPGASVYVVGYPDILPTEGTCRAVGVAADVLGPVAEVAEVLNASLRRGAEAAGASYVDMESVSEGHDVCAKGRAWVNGPQLRPGVAAPFHPKVNGMRAVAVEVFGEITGEEPEVTEYAEPDPDVVVLNEG
- a CDS encoding pyruvate carboxylase, which produces MFSKVLVANRGEIAVRAFRAAREIGARTVAVFPHEDRWSEHRMKAEEAYQIGEVGHPVRAYLDPQAIVEVAVKCGADAIYPGYGFLSENPALAEACAEAGITFIGPSAEVLTLTGNKARAIAAAKAAGVPVLESVPPSTDVDELLAAAEQIEAPLFVKAVAGGGGRGMRRVDDRADLREAIETCMREAEGAFGDPTVFIEQAVVDPRHIEVQILADGTSGTGSEDSDDGVIHLYERDCSVQRRHQKVVEIAPAPNLDPEVRKNMCADAVRFAREIGYKNAGTVEFLLDPSGKYVFIEMNPRIQVEHTVTEEVTAVDLVQSQMLIAAGATLADLDLTQDSVQPRGFALQCRITTEDPANGFRPDTGKITTYRSPGGPGVRLDGGTTYTGAEISPHFDSMLAKLTCRGRTFEAAVQKARRALLEFRIRGVSTNVGFLQAVLADPDFAAGGVTTSFIEDHPSLLKAQLGRDRATKLLAYLADVTVNQPHGAAPVTIAPVTKLPELDRSQPAPDGTRQLLREIGPEEFARRLRAQDRVAVTDTTFRDAHQSLLATRVRTRDLLAVADHVSRTTPQLWSLECWGGATYDVALRFLSEDPWERLAALREAVPNIGLQMLLRGRNTVGYTPYPTEVTEAFVQEAAETGIDVFRIFDALNDVSQMRPAIDAVRGTGTSVAEVALCYTGDLSSPGEKLYTLDYYLRLAEQIVDAGAHVLAIKDMAGLLRAPAARTLVTALRERFDLPVHLHTHDTPGGQLATLLAAIDAGVDAVDAACAAMAGTTSQPALSALVSATDHSERETGLSLAAVNAMEPYWEATRRVYAPFESGLPAPTGRVYRHEIPGGQLSNLRQQAIALGLGEKFEQVEDMYAAANDILGNVVKVTPSSKVVGDLALALVAAGADPAEFEADPASYDVPDSVIGFLSGELGDPPGGWPEPFRTKALAGRTWKQPTETLTTEQQADLASDRRETLNELLFPGPNAAFHDSRETYGDLSAISTVDYLYGLRRGEEHRVLVREGREMLFGLEAISEPDERGYRNVMATIDGQLRPVSVRDRSVAAEEVSTEKADPRTPGHVAAPYDGAVTVTVAEGDEVEAGQTVATIEAMKMEASITAPVAGTVSRLAVRTTQAVEGGDLVLAISPR